The proteins below come from a single Streptomyces sp. SCSIO 75703 genomic window:
- a CDS encoding RNA polymerase sigma-70 factor: MTTDTATDVFEEHRPVLLGVAYRMLGRLADAEDVVQDAWLRWSASDRDDVREPRAYLVRVTTRLAIDRLRQVRARGETYVGPWLPEPYVTDLAATEPDAAERAVLADSVSLAVLVVLESLSPLERAVFVLREAFGYPYAEIASMLERTEAAVRQLAGRARRHVDERRPRYDVDPEQRRDLTERFLAAAGGGDLAGLLALLAPDARLVGDGGGKRRAPVRALESADKVGRFLIGVAGRGTWDTIRHLEINGGPAVLVLAGGRPDSVVQLDVAEGRVQAVYIIRNPDKLRFLPAG, encoded by the coding sequence GTGACCACCGACACCGCGACCGACGTCTTCGAAGAGCACCGCCCCGTCCTCCTGGGTGTCGCCTACCGCATGCTGGGCCGTCTGGCCGACGCGGAGGACGTGGTCCAGGACGCCTGGCTGCGCTGGTCCGCGAGCGACCGCGACGACGTCCGCGAACCGCGTGCCTACCTGGTGCGCGTCACCACCCGCCTCGCCATCGACCGGCTGCGCCAGGTCAGGGCCCGCGGTGAGACCTACGTCGGCCCCTGGCTGCCCGAGCCGTACGTCACCGACCTCGCGGCCACCGAGCCGGACGCGGCCGAACGCGCCGTGCTCGCCGACTCCGTCTCCCTCGCCGTCCTCGTCGTCCTGGAGTCGCTGTCGCCGCTGGAGCGGGCGGTCTTCGTGCTCCGGGAGGCGTTCGGCTACCCGTACGCCGAGATCGCCTCGATGCTGGAGCGGACCGAGGCCGCGGTGCGTCAGCTCGCCGGGCGGGCCCGCCGGCACGTGGACGAACGCCGGCCACGGTACGACGTGGACCCCGAGCAGCGCCGGGACCTCACCGAACGGTTCCTCGCCGCGGCGGGTGGCGGCGACCTCGCCGGCCTGCTGGCCCTGCTCGCGCCGGACGCGCGCCTGGTGGGCGACGGCGGCGGCAAGCGGCGGGCTCCGGTGCGCGCGCTGGAGAGCGCCGACAAGGTGGGCCGGTTCCTGATCGGCGTGGCGGGCCGGGGCACCTGGGACACGATCCGCCACCTGGAGATCAACGGCGGCCCCGCCGTGCTGGTGCTCGCCGGCGGGCGGCCCGACAGCGTTGTCCAACTGGACGTCGCCGAGGGACGCGTCCAGGCCGTCTACATCATCCGCAACCCGGACAAGCTTCGCTTCCTGCCCGCCGGCTGA